In a genomic window of Pontibacter liquoris:
- a CDS encoding lytic transglycosylase domain-containing protein, producing MTHSKLFTIVAAIVGSIWAHAAQATNYSRLLEKAVSEDSLRPRIDTVLLTPEELALLVEYIPNEPNEVIADRLSCIEADIPLAFNNYVRSFIDYFTIRNRKYTRMMITRENVYFPLFEKYLKKHNMPQDLKYLAIVESGLNPHAASHAGAVGLWQFMGGTGKDFGLKQNQYIDERMDPEKSTEAAMKFLRRLYNMYDDWELAMAAYNCGPGNVNKAIRKAGGGKKTFWEIFPYLPKETRGYIPSMTAVIYAMKYAPDHNIFSDSILYAMDVDTMRVSRSVDLEKLALELHLAPGTLKALNPEIKKTVLPEHVRNYPLRIPAQRTALLASADDRSCILLAAAPITAPAPTDIPEQAPVLLASAEPKKQPAAAPARATAKAAPATETKTYVIQRGDNLTLIADKYNVTVSQLREWNKLSGNQIRPHQKLVVYAPEEEATPALLAANTPPAPEQAPAKAAKAAMSQKITVEKPDQEQIYHVQPGDTLWTISKRYNGISVEQIKKLNKLKTNAIKPGQKLIIS from the coding sequence ATGACCCATTCGAAACTCTTTACCATAGTTGCGGCTATAGTTGGCAGCATCTGGGCGCACGCTGCCCAGGCTACAAACTATAGCCGTTTGCTTGAAAAAGCTGTCTCAGAAGATTCTCTCCGGCCCCGGATCGATACCGTGCTGCTTACCCCGGAGGAACTGGCGCTGCTGGTGGAGTATATCCCCAACGAGCCTAACGAGGTGATTGCCGACCGCCTGAGCTGCATCGAGGCTGATATTCCACTGGCTTTCAACAACTATGTAAGGAGCTTTATTGATTACTTCACTATCCGCAACCGCAAGTATACGCGCATGATGATCACGCGCGAAAACGTATACTTTCCGTTGTTTGAGAAGTATCTGAAGAAACATAACATGCCCCAGGACCTCAAGTACCTCGCTATTGTGGAGTCGGGCCTGAACCCGCACGCTGCCTCGCATGCCGGCGCCGTAGGGTTGTGGCAGTTTATGGGCGGCACCGGCAAAGACTTTGGCCTGAAGCAGAACCAATACATCGACGAGCGCATGGACCCGGAGAAATCCACTGAAGCAGCCATGAAATTTCTGCGCCGCCTCTACAACATGTACGACGACTGGGAACTGGCTATGGCTGCCTACAACTGCGGCCCCGGCAATGTGAACAAAGCGATCCGCAAAGCCGGTGGCGGTAAAAAAACATTCTGGGAGATCTTCCCCTACCTGCCCAAAGAGACCCGCGGCTACATCCCTTCCATGACGGCCGTGATCTACGCCATGAAGTATGCGCCGGATCATAATATCTTCTCCGACTCTATCCTGTATGCGATGGATGTGGACACGATGCGGGTGAGCCGGTCGGTAGACCTCGAGAAGCTAGCCCTGGAACTGCACCTGGCACCCGGTACGCTGAAGGCACTGAACCCGGAGATCAAAAAGACCGTGCTGCCCGAGCACGTCCGCAACTACCCGCTTCGGATTCCGGCACAACGCACGGCTTTGCTGGCCAGTGCCGACGACAGAAGCTGCATTCTGCTGGCAGCGGCCCCTATAACCGCGCCCGCTCCAACCGACATACCTGAACAGGCGCCTGTGCTGCTTGCCTCCGCCGAACCAAAGAAACAACCGGCTGCTGCTCCTGCCCGCGCTACCGCAAAGGCTGCTCCTGCTACCGAAACAAAAACATACGTTATCCAGCGTGGCGATAACCTGACGCTGATCGCCGACAAGTATAACGTAACCGTAAGCCAGCTGCGCGAGTGGAACAAACTATCCGGTAACCAGATCAGGCCGCATCAGAAACTGGTGGTATATGCCCCGGAGGAGGAAGCCACCCCTGCCCTGCTTGCGGCAAACACCCCGCCGGCACCGGAACAGGCGCCGGCAAAAGCTGCCAAGGCGGCTATGAGCCAGAAGATCACGGTGGAGAAACCCGACCAGGAGCAGATCTACCACGTGCAGCCCGGCGACACGCTCTGGACCATTTCTAAACGGTACAATGGTATTTCGGTAGAGCAGATCAAGAAACTCAATAAGTTAAAAACGAACGCCATCAAGCCCGGGCAAAAGCTCATTATCAGCTAA
- the gatA gene encoding Asp-tRNA(Asn)/Glu-tRNA(Gln) amidotransferase subunit GatA, whose translation MKNYHSLRAIRTDIANGQVTCRQLVEHYLQNISEKAALNAFLETFNDEALTRADAVDQKLANGTAGKLAGMIIGIKDVLAYQGHSLQASSQILNGFKSLYTATAVQRLLAEDAIIIGRQNCDEFAMGASNENSSFGPVLNADDHSRVPGGSSGGSAVAVQADLCLASIGSDTGGSVRQPASFCGVVGLKPTYSRISRYGLMAYASSFDQIGIISKNVEDAALLLEVMAGPDAYDSTVSQREVPAYSQLLAADKKYKIGYIRDCFESEGLDAEIKESILGVQDMLREAGHTVEAVDFPYLDFMVPTYYILTTAEASSNLGRYDGVKYGYRSPNVTDLTSLYKKTRAEGFGPEVQRRIMLGTFVLSADYYDAYYTKAQKVRRLIKEKTDELLQQYDFLILPTAPTTAFKIGENTANPLAMYLADIFTVQASLAGIPAISIPVGRDANGLSIGLQLMTRSFEETALLAFSNYILDKITVEA comes from the coding sequence TTGAAAAACTATCACTCCCTACGTGCCATCCGCACGGACATAGCGAATGGCCAGGTTACGTGCCGGCAGCTGGTAGAGCACTATCTGCAGAATATTTCAGAAAAGGCGGCACTAAATGCTTTTCTGGAAACCTTTAACGACGAAGCTCTGACCCGTGCCGATGCCGTAGACCAGAAACTGGCCAATGGTACGGCCGGCAAACTGGCCGGTATGATTATCGGCATAAAAGACGTGTTGGCTTACCAGGGGCACAGCCTGCAGGCATCCAGCCAGATTCTGAACGGCTTTAAATCGCTATATACTGCTACGGCTGTGCAACGCCTGCTGGCCGAGGATGCCATTATTATTGGCCGCCAGAACTGCGATGAATTTGCCATGGGCGCCTCCAACGAGAACTCCTCGTTTGGCCCTGTGTTAAATGCAGACGACCACAGCCGCGTGCCCGGAGGATCTTCGGGCGGCTCTGCCGTGGCCGTGCAGGCCGATCTGTGCCTGGCCTCTATCGGTTCCGATACCGGTGGTTCGGTACGCCAGCCGGCTTCTTTCTGCGGCGTGGTAGGTCTGAAGCCTACGTATTCCCGCATTTCGCGCTATGGCCTGATGGCCTACGCCTCTTCTTTTGACCAGATCGGCATTATTTCCAAAAACGTGGAAGACGCAGCGCTCCTGCTGGAGGTGATGGCAGGTCCGGATGCCTACGACAGCACCGTGAGCCAGCGCGAAGTACCCGCCTACAGCCAGCTGCTGGCCGCCGATAAGAAGTATAAGATCGGCTACATCCGCGATTGCTTTGAGAGCGAAGGCCTGGATGCCGAAATAAAAGAAAGCATTCTGGGCGTGCAAGACATGCTGCGCGAGGCCGGCCACACAGTAGAGGCAGTTGATTTCCCATACCTGGACTTTATGGTGCCGACCTACTACATTCTGACCACGGCCGAAGCCAGCTCCAACCTGGGCCGCTACGACGGGGTGAAGTATGGCTACCGTTCTCCCAATGTCACCGACCTGACCTCCTTATACAAAAAGACCCGTGCCGAAGGCTTCGGCCCCGAGGTGCAGCGCCGTATCATGCTGGGCACCTTTGTGCTAAGTGCCGATTATTACGACGCCTATTATACCAAAGCCCAGAAAGTACGCCGCCTGATAAAGGAAAAAACAGACGAGTTGCTTCAGCAATATGATTTTCTTATATTGCCTACGGCTCCTACTACTGCCTTTAAGATAGGGGAAAATACAGCCAATCCGTTGGCCATGTATCTGGCCGATATCTTTACGGTTCAGGCTTCCTTGGCAGGTATTCCGGCCATCTCTATTCCGGTTGGCCGCGATGCCAACGGCCTTTCCATCGGGTTGCAGCTCATGACCCGCTCATTTGAGGAAACAGCTTTGCTGGCTTTCTCAAATTACATTTTGGATAAGATAACCGTTGAAGCATAA
- a CDS encoding Sec-independent protein translocase subunit TatA/TatB: MLLGTVFLFLGDLGGGEMMVIFMAFLLLFGADRIPGIARSLGRGIREFKDATNEIKHELERSVKDDDKPKKD, translated from the coding sequence ATGTTGTTAGGTACTGTTTTCCTTTTTCTGGGGGATCTGGGAGGAGGAGAAATGATGGTCATTTTCATGGCTTTCCTGCTCCTGTTCGGCGCTGACCGCATTCCGGGTATTGCCCGCTCGCTGGGCAGAGGTATCCGTGAATTTAAAGACGCCACCAACGAAATCAAGCACGAATTAGAGCGTTCTGTGAAGGACGACGACAAGCCGAAAAAAGATTGA
- a CDS encoding Sec-independent protein translocase subunit TatA/TatB, protein MGITNIFAFIGGLGGTEVMLILLVILLLFGAKRIPELAKGMGRGIREFKDATKDVKNEFESAAKEDHVKNNVK, encoded by the coding sequence ATGGGTATCACCAACATTTTCGCATTTATTGGAGGCTTGGGTGGCACGGAAGTAATGCTTATCCTTTTGGTTATTCTGCTACTTTTTGGCGCCAAGCGTATCCCAGAACTGGCTAAAGGGATGGGTAGAGGCATCCGGGAATTCAAAGACGCCACAAAAGACGTTAAAAACGAATTTGAATCTGCTGCTAAAGAAGACCACGTAAAGAACAACGTGAAGTAA
- a CDS encoding murein hydrolase activator EnvC family protein: MKALYSVAFFLLLLLLPLATQAQKQKSKAQLQKEKKENLNRIKEANRILQQTKVQKEASIGQLNAIQEKITVQKGVITNISKEIHYIQSDVQEKEGMIGALQTDLEQLKKEYAAMVYAASKSANSYNKLMFVFASESFNQLVMRLRYLQQYSEARQKQVAQINKVQTVLSEQLNLLESQKNQKERLLNKQLVENKNLQSLKSQQDSVISRLSKQEQSLKQEVAARQQAVKKLDNLIADIVREEIARAARAARAAGNASSNSAGKVTLTPETALISSSFAGNKGHLSWPVERGFISQAFGRHNHPVLKGVVVENRGIDIQTTQGATARAIFEGKVLTVASVPGMNNIVMVQHGDYFTVYAKLKTVSVTPGQTIKLKDVIGTVYTDPDGTTALQFQIWKNSNNLNPATWLIHK; encoded by the coding sequence ATGAAGGCCCTTTACAGTGTAGCCTTTTTCTTACTGCTGCTGCTTTTGCCGCTGGCCACCCAGGCTCAGAAGCAGAAATCGAAAGCACAACTGCAGAAAGAGAAGAAGGAAAACCTTAACCGTATTAAAGAAGCAAACCGCATTCTGCAGCAAACCAAGGTGCAGAAGGAAGCTTCTATTGGCCAGCTGAATGCCATCCAGGAGAAAATAACGGTCCAGAAAGGCGTTATCACCAACATCTCCAAAGAAATCCATTACATCCAGTCGGATGTGCAGGAAAAAGAGGGCATGATAGGCGCGCTGCAAACGGATCTGGAGCAGCTAAAGAAAGAGTATGCCGCCATGGTATACGCTGCCTCCAAATCAGCCAACAGCTACAACAAGCTCATGTTCGTGTTCGCCTCCGAGTCTTTTAACCAGCTGGTAATGCGCCTGCGCTACCTGCAGCAATACTCCGAAGCACGCCAGAAACAGGTAGCCCAGATCAATAAAGTACAGACGGTGCTCTCCGAGCAGCTTAACCTGCTGGAGTCTCAGAAAAACCAGAAAGAACGCCTCCTTAACAAGCAATTGGTCGAGAACAAGAACCTGCAAAGTCTCAAATCGCAGCAGGACAGCGTGATCTCGCGCCTCAGCAAACAGGAACAAAGCTTGAAACAGGAAGTGGCAGCGCGCCAGCAGGCCGTTAAAAAGCTGGACAACCTCATCGCCGATATCGTGCGCGAAGAAATTGCGCGGGCTGCCCGTGCCGCCCGCGCGGCAGGCAACGCCTCCAGCAACAGCGCCGGTAAAGTAACCCTAACCCCTGAAACGGCGCTTATCTCGTCTTCTTTTGCCGGCAACAAAGGGCATTTGTCGTGGCCGGTAGAGCGGGGCTTTATCTCGCAGGCATTCGGGCGCCACAACCACCCTGTGTTAAAAGGTGTGGTAGTTGAGAACCGGGGCATTGATATCCAGACCACCCAGGGGGCCACTGCCCGCGCTATTTTTGAAGGCAAAGTGCTGACAGTAGCTAGCGTGCCGGGCATGAACAACATTGTGATGGTGCAGCACGGCGATTACTTTACCGTATATGCCAAGCTAAAGACGGTGAGCGTAACACCCGGGCAAACGATAAAGCTGAAAGATGTGATCGGAACGGTGTACACCGACCCGGATGGCACTACGGCGCTGCAGTTCCAGATCTGGAAAAACAGCAACAACCTGAACCCCGCTACCTGGCTTATCCACAAATAA
- a CDS encoding DUF4292 domain-containing protein, translated as MSNRLLSCLLAVLLLAGCKKEAVPTTAATTTETVGNVTVSNLDFNYLTAKSQISLDDKNEKLSSGISLRIKKDSVIWVSVQPGLGIEAARLMLTQDSVFVMNRLKKEYIATDYAYLRNRFLVDMNFEVLQALLLGNYQPQGTEKVMTAQDQQHVQQMRENLLFDYFIGRQNSKLQQLNVQDTNTGNTITVKYDSFRELGSVPFAYGLAAQVLQQGETSFYTLNHTKVTVTDEALSFPFSIPGDYKRHGMN; from the coding sequence ATGAGTAACCGCCTTTTGAGCTGCCTGCTGGCAGTGCTGTTGCTGGCAGGATGCAAGAAAGAAGCTGTGCCCACTACGGCCGCCACGACCACTGAAACTGTCGGAAACGTCACCGTCAGCAACCTTGATTTTAATTACCTGACGGCCAAAAGCCAGATCAGCCTGGACGACAAGAACGAGAAGCTCTCGTCGGGCATTTCGCTGCGCATCAAAAAAGACAGCGTGATCTGGGTGTCGGTGCAGCCGGGGCTGGGCATTGAGGCCGCCCGCCTGATGCTGACCCAAGACTCGGTCTTTGTGATGAACCGCCTGAAAAAAGAATACATCGCGACCGACTATGCATACCTGCGCAACAGGTTTCTGGTAGACATGAACTTTGAGGTATTGCAGGCGCTGCTGCTGGGTAATTACCAACCCCAGGGCACAGAGAAAGTAATGACTGCCCAGGACCAGCAACATGTGCAGCAAATGCGCGAGAACTTGCTTTTCGATTACTTTATCGGCCGCCAGAACAGCAAACTTCAGCAACTGAACGTGCAGGATACCAACACCGGCAACACCATTACCGTGAAGTATGACAGCTTCCGGGAGCTGGGCAGCGTGCCGTTTGCTTATGGGCTGGCCGCGCAAGTACTGCAACAGGGCGAAACGTCTTTTTATACCCTCAACCACACCAAAGTAACGGTTACAGACGAGGCCCTTTCCTTTCCCTTTAGCATTCCGGGCGATTATAAACGGCACGGGATGAATTAA
- a CDS encoding tetratricopeptide repeat protein, producing MTRFRNIVLASCCLAIVAAGPGVAQTSRKKAKAAREAAVLVPPAPAPSEHDKQISEALFLDGLKYYMLEDYQQALQLFQKAYTITPHNAALNYKIGETYLMLKDAKAAVPFAQAAIAQDKKNAYYYLLLAQAQTEQKQYTEAAQAYNDLLKNVPNSEEYLFNLADLYLSQSRYDDALKTYERIEKQFGPLEQLLVSRQQIYLRQKNTDKAIAEGEKLLAANPTEVRYFLAQAELYNATQRPDQAIETINKALRLEPNNPFAHLMLSDLSRQKGNLPESAKQVKIAFASPELDIDTKVRILVDFIRQLPNPDLEDISLQLADLTIQTHPEEAKAYAVAGDLQTIVGKKEVARNNYLQAVKRDNSHFKIWQQIVLLDAELGQSDSLVAHSEQALELFPNQAVFWFYNGTGQLIEKHYDRAVKALERGKTLSNGEAELVMQFNMQLGDSYNSLKNYPKSDEAYEAVLAQDADNEHVLNNYSYFLSLRNENLPKAKTMAERLITKFPNNPTYLDTYAWVLYKMGNYTEARKYLEQAVAISPEATMVEHYGDVLYKLGMKEEAVSQWQKAKLKGEASAYIDKKIKEKKLYE from the coding sequence ATGACCAGATTCAGAAACATTGTTCTCGCATCCTGCTGCCTGGCTATAGTGGCGGCGGGTCCCGGCGTGGCGCAGACTTCCAGAAAGAAAGCCAAAGCGGCCCGGGAAGCTGCCGTTCTAGTGCCCCCGGCCCCTGCGCCTTCGGAGCACGACAAGCAGATAAGCGAGGCCCTGTTTCTGGACGGCCTGAAATATTATATGCTGGAGGACTACCAACAAGCCCTCCAGCTTTTTCAGAAAGCCTATACCATAACACCCCACAACGCGGCCCTTAACTACAAGATCGGGGAAACCTACCTGATGTTGAAAGATGCCAAAGCGGCCGTACCTTTTGCTCAGGCCGCCATCGCGCAGGATAAGAAGAACGCCTATTATTACCTGCTGCTGGCCCAGGCGCAGACTGAGCAAAAACAATACACCGAAGCGGCGCAGGCCTACAACGACCTGCTCAAGAATGTCCCTAACTCGGAAGAATACCTCTTTAACCTGGCCGACCTGTACTTATCGCAGTCCCGCTACGACGATGCCCTGAAAACATATGAGCGCATCGAAAAGCAATTCGGGCCGCTGGAGCAGCTGCTGGTAAGCCGCCAGCAGATATACCTGCGCCAGAAGAACACGGACAAAGCCATTGCCGAAGGCGAAAAACTGCTGGCAGCCAACCCGACCGAAGTGCGTTATTTCCTGGCACAGGCCGAACTCTACAATGCCACCCAACGCCCTGACCAGGCAATTGAAACCATCAACAAGGCCCTGCGCCTGGAACCCAATAACCCCTTTGCGCACCTGATGCTCTCGGACCTGAGCCGGCAAAAAGGCAACCTGCCGGAGTCGGCAAAACAGGTAAAGATCGCTTTTGCCAGCCCCGAGCTCGACATCGATACCAAAGTGCGCATTCTGGTGGACTTTATCCGGCAGCTGCCCAACCCGGATCTGGAAGACATTTCGCTGCAGTTAGCCGACCTGACGATACAAACACACCCTGAGGAAGCAAAAGCCTACGCGGTGGCCGGCGACCTGCAAACCATTGTGGGCAAAAAAGAAGTGGCCCGCAACAATTACCTGCAGGCGGTAAAGCGCGACAACTCCCACTTTAAAATATGGCAGCAGATCGTGCTGCTGGATGCGGAGCTGGGGCAGTCCGATTCGCTGGTAGCGCATTCGGAGCAGGCCCTGGAGCTGTTCCCGAACCAAGCCGTTTTCTGGTTCTATAACGGTACCGGCCAGCTGATTGAAAAGCACTATGACCGGGCTGTAAAAGCGCTGGAGCGGGGCAAAACGCTGTCGAACGGCGAGGCCGAGCTGGTGATGCAGTTTAACATGCAGCTGGGCGACAGTTATAACTCCCTGAAAAACTACCCCAAATCGGACGAAGCCTACGAAGCCGTGCTAGCGCAGGATGCCGACAACGAGCATGTACTCAACAACTATAGCTATTTCCTGTCGCTGCGCAACGAGAACCTTCCCAAGGCCAAAACCATGGCAGAGCGCCTCATCACCAAATTCCCCAATAACCCTACCTACCTGGACACCTATGCCTGGGTGCTCTACAAAATGGGCAACTACACCGAGGCGCGTAAATACCTGGAGCAGGCCGTTGCTATCTCGCCCGAAGCTACCATGGTAGAACATTACGGGGACGTGCTCTACAAGCTGGGCATGAAAGAGGAGGCTGTGAGCCAATGGCAGAAAGCCAAGTTGAAGGGCGAAGCCTCGGCGTATATCGACAAAAAAATAAAAGAGAAGAAACTCTATGAGTAA
- a CDS encoding sugar phosphate nucleotidyltransferase, which yields MRIIVPMAGMGKRMRPHTLTVPKPLIPIAGKPIVQRLVEDIAKVCQEPIEEVAFIIGHFGEQVEQDLKSIAESVGAKGSIFYQEEALGTAHAILCAQESLTGKVVVAFADTLFKADFHLDTNADGTIWVQRVEDPRPFGVIKLNEQNEITDFVEKPVEFVSDLAIIGIYYFRDGEYLRRELQYLLDNDIKDKGEFQLTNALENMKNKGTTFIPAVITEWLDCGNKNATVYTNQRYLEYIKDEEGLVAASARLENAVIVPPVFIGENARISNAVVGPHVSIGDNTTIENSVVSNSIIQENTTVKNSNVTNSMLGNFVVFEGRPSDLSLGDYNTFID from the coding sequence ATGAGGATTATCGTACCGATGGCAGGAATGGGCAAGCGCATGCGCCCCCACACATTAACTGTTCCCAAGCCCCTTATCCCGATTGCCGGCAAGCCCATTGTGCAGCGCCTGGTAGAAGACATTGCCAAAGTATGCCAGGAGCCTATTGAGGAAGTGGCCTTCATCATCGGCCATTTTGGCGAGCAGGTGGAGCAGGACCTAAAAAGCATTGCCGAGTCGGTAGGCGCCAAGGGCAGCATTTTTTACCAGGAAGAAGCACTGGGCACGGCGCACGCCATCCTTTGCGCCCAGGAGTCGCTGACAGGCAAAGTAGTGGTGGCTTTTGCCGACACGCTCTTTAAAGCCGACTTCCACCTCGACACCAACGCCGACGGCACCATCTGGGTGCAGCGCGTGGAAGACCCGCGTCCCTTTGGCGTGATCAAATTAAACGAGCAGAACGAGATCACGGATTTTGTGGAGAAGCCCGTAGAGTTTGTATCGGACCTGGCCATTATCGGCATCTACTATTTCCGCGACGGCGAGTACCTGCGCCGCGAGCTGCAGTACCTGCTCGACAACGACATCAAGGACAAAGGCGAGTTCCAGCTGACCAACGCGCTGGAGAACATGAAAAACAAAGGCACTACCTTTATTCCGGCCGTTATTACCGAGTGGCTCGACTGCGGAAATAAAAACGCAACCGTGTATACTAATCAGCGCTATTTAGAGTATATAAAGGATGAGGAAGGCCTGGTAGCAGCCTCTGCCCGACTGGAGAATGCCGTGATCGTACCGCCTGTATTTATCGGAGAGAATGCCCGCATCAGCAATGCAGTGGTAGGCCCGCACGTTTCGATCGGCGACAACACCACGATCGAAAACTCGGTGGTAAGCAATTCGATTATCCAGGAAAACACCACCGTAAAAAACAGCAACGTAACAAACTCAATGCTGGGCAATTTTGTTGTGTTCGAAGGCCGCCCTTCTGATCTGAGCCTGGGCGACTACAATACCTTTATTGACTAA
- the dut gene encoding dUTP diphosphatase translates to MTNSALPVAVINRSKHELPSYQTLHAAGMDLRANLDAPVTLKPLQRALIATGLFIELPAGYEAQIRPRSGLAFKHGISIVNSPGTIDADYRGEIKVLLVNLSDQGFVVEDGERIAQMVVAKYSRVVWQQTEELSNTERGAGGYGSTGIK, encoded by the coding sequence ATGACCAACTCCGCTCTACCCGTTGCTGTAATCAACCGATCCAAACATGAGCTGCCTTCGTACCAAACCTTGCACGCTGCCGGCATGGACCTGCGTGCTAACCTGGATGCCCCTGTCACGTTAAAACCCTTGCAGCGCGCCCTCATTGCAACCGGTCTGTTTATCGAACTGCCTGCAGGCTACGAAGCCCAGATCCGCCCCAGAAGCGGCCTTGCTTTCAAACATGGTATTTCGATCGTAAACAGCCCCGGCACGATTGATGCCGATTACCGCGGCGAGATAAAAGTGCTGCTCGTTAACTTATCGGACCAGGGCTTTGTGGTGGAAGACGGAGAGCGCATTGCCCAGATGGTGGTAGCTAAGTATAGCCGGGTAGTATGGCAGCAAACCGAAGAACTATCAAATACCGAGCGGGGCGCAGGCGGCTATGGCAGCACCGGCATTAAATAA
- a CDS encoding lipopolysaccharide biosynthesis protein, which translates to MSIAKKLVGQTAAYGLSSIVGRALNYLLVPLYTAVFLREEYGVVSYLYAFMGFFNVLYTYGMETAYFRFASKAGENKQQLYNQTLSLILSSSVLLSGAIILASGPIADHIGEPARQMYIIWLAILLAIDAVVAIPFAKLRLENKAIKFASIKIINIALNVGGNVFFLIFCRDIYQGKYLHELRPIITGIYNPDFGIGYIFLINLVANALLIPMLWRELRNFKFNLSREVLQPMWGYAYPLLFMGLAGMVNELIDRILLESWLPESFYPNMSNLAAIGVYSACYKLSIFMSLTIQAFRYAAEPFFFSQAEDRDSPKTFAFVMKWFVIACAFIFLFITANLEDFALLLRSAAYREGIMVVPVLLLANLFLGVYYNLSIWFKLTDKTKYGTYISFGGAAVTIIFNLLLIPVLGYMGSAIATFICYFSMALVSYVLGNKHYPIPYPVKTICGYILFAVAMAWLALNVPIADFWLRHAFHMALSLGFLAVVWLRERPRFLHF; encoded by the coding sequence ATGAGTATAGCCAAGAAACTGGTTGGGCAAACGGCTGCCTATGGGCTAAGCAGTATTGTTGGCAGAGCCCTTAATTACCTGCTCGTTCCCCTCTACACCGCCGTATTCCTTCGGGAAGAGTACGGAGTGGTGTCTTATCTGTATGCTTTTATGGGCTTCTTTAACGTGCTGTATACCTACGGCATGGAGACAGCCTATTTCCGGTTTGCCAGTAAGGCAGGCGAAAACAAGCAACAGCTCTACAATCAAACTTTAAGCTTGATCCTGAGCAGCAGCGTGCTTTTATCAGGTGCAATTATACTTGCTTCAGGTCCAATTGCTGACCATATCGGAGAGCCGGCTAGGCAGATGTATATAATATGGCTGGCCATACTATTAGCCATAGATGCTGTAGTAGCTATTCCCTTCGCAAAGCTTCGCCTAGAAAATAAAGCCATTAAATTTGCCTCTATAAAGATCATAAACATTGCACTTAATGTAGGAGGCAATGTTTTCTTCCTCATTTTTTGCCGAGATATTTATCAAGGCAAATACCTGCATGAACTACGCCCAATTATAACAGGTATCTACAATCCTGACTTTGGCATCGGCTATATTTTCCTAATTAACCTAGTTGCAAACGCCCTTCTTATACCAATGCTGTGGCGTGAGTTGCGCAACTTTAAATTTAACCTGAGTAGAGAGGTGCTACAGCCGATGTGGGGATATGCTTATCCCCTCCTGTTCATGGGCCTGGCTGGCATGGTAAATGAGCTCATAGACCGCATCTTGCTTGAAAGCTGGCTCCCTGAAAGTTTTTACCCGAACATGAGCAACCTGGCAGCAATTGGGGTATACAGCGCCTGCTACAAGCTCTCCATCTTTATGTCGCTCACGATTCAGGCCTTCCGTTACGCGGCCGAGCCTTTCTTCTTTTCGCAGGCCGAAGACCGGGACTCGCCCAAAACCTTTGCCTTTGTGATGAAGTGGTTTGTGATTGCGTGTGCCTTTATTTTCCTGTTCATTACGGCCAACCTGGAGGATTTTGCCCTTTTGCTGCGCAGTGCCGCTTACCGCGAGGGCATTATGGTTGTGCCGGTGCTGTTGCTGGCTAACCTGTTTTTGGGCGTATACTATAACCTGTCCATCTGGTTTAAGCTAACGGATAAGACAAAATATGGCACCTACATCAGCTTTGGCGGCGCTGCCGTTACCATTATTTTCAACCTGCTGCTCATACCGGTGCTGGGGTATATGGGCTCTGCCATTGCCACCTTTATCTGCTATTTCAGCATGGCGCTAGTAAGTTACGTGCTGGGCAACAAACACTATCCCATACCTTACCCGGTCAAAACCATCTGCGGCTACATTCTGTTTGCCGTAGCAATGGCCTGGCTGGCGCTGAATGTGCCCATCGCCGATTTCTGGCTGCGCCATGCTTTTCACATGGCCCTGAGCCTGGGCTTTCTGGCCGTAGTATGGCTGCGTGAGCGGCCCCGTTTCCTTCACTTCTAA